In Bos javanicus breed banteng chromosome 2, ARS-OSU_banteng_1.0, whole genome shotgun sequence, the following proteins share a genomic window:
- the LOC133256161 gene encoding aldehyde oxidase 2-like: MPVSFQERIAKSHGTQCGFCTPGMVMSMYTLLRNHPQPSEEQLLEALGGNLCRCTGYRPILASGKTFCLVSRGLRGHPQSKNDGDRRSSLGTQESRF; encoded by the exons ATGCCTGTGTCCTTCCAGGAGAGGATTGCCAAGAGCCACGGTACCCAGTGCGGCTTCTGCACCCCTGGGATGGTGATGTCAATGTACACGCTGCTGAGGAACCACCCACAGCCCTCTGAGGAGCAACTGCTGGAAGCCCTGGGGG GTAACCTGTGCCGCTGCACTGGGTATCGGCCAATTCTCGCAAGTGGGAAGACCTTTTGTTTGGTGAGTAGGGGGCTGCGGGGGCACCCACAGAGCAAGAATGACGGTGACAGACGGTCTAGTCTGGGAACACAGGAGTCGCGTTTTTAG